Part of the Haliotis asinina isolate JCU_RB_2024 chromosome 8, JCU_Hal_asi_v2, whole genome shotgun sequence genome is shown below.
TGACATGCACCGTGACGTCGGCTCATTGTTACGTAATGCAAAAgtgttcgattacgagggggcagaccaGAATGGTGCAGTGATGCCAAAGCATTGTGATGAAATGCCAAAAAAGCATATTATCATCAGATAAAGTACTGTTGgcacctttgatctttcattgtaaaccaaaagtcaatGTGTTCTGCAATCTGATtgattgaaaaacatgatcaaatggtattagattcccagaAACTGCTAGACTATTCATTGCGTATTGGCACGTagaaacctcgcaaacaattgttttgttgtgtcatcaacagtggtgatgtcattcaaatcatattgtgacgtaaagtcagaatgacgtcacaaatgagcaactccatagctaccatgggaaccagctgaaatggccTGCGGATGACATTTTACTGCTGTACCTGTACTCGATGTTAacaagtgcagacagtaaagccctttggtttacttttgtgttttcaatgttcataaacatcatatgttggccaatttccgggtgttattgagtatttgaagcacgggaatatttcatttgaaatgcattcccatgcttcaaatactcaataacacccagaaattggccaacacatgatgtttatctcctaactgaAGCATCTTTGAAACTTTGATATTCTTGTCCCAGAACCTGTATCCACAGAGGGAGGGGATGGTCTGAATCGGGAAGTGACTCCGTCCAATGTAACAGTTACCACAACAACGTTTGAGGAAGATGACCCCAACAAGGAAAAAGAGGCTGAGATTATGCTTGAGTATATTGAGAAGTTCAATGAATTGTTTGAGGATGGCAAGTTTGAGGAGGCAGCTGTTCATGCTGCCAATAGCCCAAAGGGTATTCTGAGGACGAGGGCCACTCTGGTCAAGTTCAGGGGTAACTTTATGTCTTTAGAGATAATGCAGCTTCAGCTTTCAGTTTCTCTTATATTGTAATGAAAGTAGTTTCATGACTGATATGAAGTGACAGATACATAAACTTTAATGATTCTTACTGAAAAAGAACTGTAGGTAGGGgattattcagaatttatggCTTGAGGGTGGGGTGAGGAGGGGTGAGCTGATGGTAATTtttggagaagcatgtacagtgTGGAAAAATGTACATTGTAATAAAAAAAAGGTAATGGACCAAGGAACATGTTTGGATCAAACACTGCTTATTTAAAGTTACAAATCATAAAACTGGGAAATACTTTGTCAGGCCCCACTTTTGCAATACATACTTCATTTTGGTGAGACTTACTATTTATCATGGAAGTCATTGTTTTTGATGCACACCTACTTTTAAAAATCTTGGATGAACCTCTGATGTGGTATATATTTATTCAGAGGTAAAGGGCAAGTTTCCTGGGAGGACTCCTTTGCTGAGTTTCTGCAATGCCCTgatgtcatcagtgaaggaGGCTGGGTCACGGCCAAACGAGGCACTGTCCTTGGACTGTGTACTGTGTGTCCTGAGTGAGAATAAGCTGGATCTGCTCTACCACTGGCTGGCTCAGGACAGGTATAGAATCATGCCTTTCATGTTGGACATTTCGTTGGTAGGATTTCAGACAGTTAAGTAAAAGTGACTACTAGTGTACCAGCGATTGAAGATGACAGAGTCCTCTGTGCAGAGTTGTATTAGATGCAAGGATTGTCTGGTTTTGGACACAACTGTAAGATTGACCTGATAATCATTCAGGGTATGTCTCAGTCATTCTCATGCTTATTGGAAAGAAACCTCTGTGACAAGTAACATTTTTGCTTTGGCCACTTTTGCGCTATACACAGCAATGTATGGTAGCtgtaaatttgaaaacattatccACAAAATTTGTCATTTACAGACTCACCCTGTGTTTGGATGTCGGTCACCACATTGCCAACCACTGCTCGTGTACAATTCCTTGTAAATGTGGCTGCCAGGCTTTGGCCCAGAGTGTCTTCATGCGTCTTCAGGCACACCAAGACAGTGTTTTGTGTCTACTGAAACAGGGCAGAGTGCATGCGGGGATCCAGTTTGCACGCAACAAGGGTGTCCTGTCCACAGAAAACCTGACAGCTATGTTGGCATCCTGTCCTTCCCTCCAGCTTGTCCATGCCCTGGTGGAGCAAGTGCCCTTTACCCAAGAGTCTGGTCCTCTGCTGCCCCTTGGTGTTGTGCTTCGGACACTGGTCAACAAGGGTCAGACAGATGTGATGGCCCGGTGTCTTCAAGACCTCAAACAGGGAACGCTGCAGGGTAAGTTTATGAGTGGTTATGTTTGTCCCTACACGTGTTTAAAGCCTACAGATAAACAGTGTACCATTTTTACTTCTCCAAATGTTGACTTTGTTCTTATACTTTTCTATCTCTGATAGAATAGTAAAGATTGTAGTAACAATGAGACCCTTTCATCCAGATTAAGTATTTCTGAGAATGTCACTTTTGGGCCAGTGGTATAGGCTAGTTTCAAGCTGGAAAAATGCAGGTTTCTTTCTGTTGTTGTAATATACTAATTGTTTGAGTTCCCACGACAATGACATTGTTATCAGTCTGTCAGCAGGGTAAAATCCAAAGCATTCTTTGAAGTTTTATATTATGTACCCTTGCTTCTCAACAGTTGGTGATGAGACAAATTCACTCTTCAATGCTGTGTTTCTCGATTCCGAGACCTCCACTGACAGCTGGATAGACATCTGTAGccatctgaaaaacaatgactttgaaGACACAGCACTAAAACTTGTTGCTACAGTAACAGTTGTTGAGGCATTACAGAATGCATTAGAGACATATGCTGAGAAGGAACAGGGCTACATGCAGTAACCATATCAGCAGAGAGTGGTACACTGTGTGTTCAATGTGATACttactgtgactgtgatatcccaaCAACATGATATACAGCATTATTATATATTCCTGAGAACCAGGTCTCTGTTTCACATATTGACTACAGTGCTACAGCTGTAGTAAATTCCACAACACAGACCCTCCAGATTGTTGTGTCATACCAGCATGACACCCAACCCTGCTGTCATGCTATAATCACCATTTGGAACTTATCCAGGTTAGCTTGTGTGCAAATATCCAGATTTTATGAGTGACATTGTATTTTTGTATCTATGAATAAAGACACTACTTCTCAGTGTGTTCGTTTTGTTCTTACTTGTATTCAGTGCTTTAAGATGTATTTACTTTCAAGGTCCATGTAGATGTGATCCAGGGTACAAAATATATCTGCAGGCCAGATGAATCAGTGCCTTATACATCAGCTGAAAGATAGGATATTAGCTTAAACATTCAGCTGGATtagtatctgaaacatatggctggtcagatgaatcagtatctgaaacataaagCTGGGCAGAGGGatcagtatctgaaacatacagctGGCCAGATGGATCagtatctgaaacaaacagcTGGTCAGATGGatcagtatctgaaacatacagctCACTAGATGGGTCagtatctgaaacaaacagcTGGTCAGATGGATCAGTGGCTGAAACATATGGCTGACCAGATGAatcagtatctgaaacatatggctggtcagatgaatcagtatctgaaacatacagctAGTCAGATGGATCAGTGGCTGAAACATACAGCTGGCCAGATGAATCAGTATCTGAACCATACAGCTGGTCAGATGGATCAGTGGCTGAAACATATGGCTGGCCAGATGAgtcagtatctgaaacatacagctggccagatgaatcagtatctgaaacatatggtTGGTCAGATGGATCAGTGGCTGAAACATATGACTGACCAGATGAatcagtatctgaaacatatggctggtcagatgaatcagtatctgaaacatacagctAGTCAGATGGATTTGAAACATTTGGCCGGCCAGATGAatcagtatctgaaacatatggcTGGTCAGATGAATCAGTGGCTGAAACATATGGCTGGTCAGATGAatcagtatctgaaacatatggtTGGTCAGATGAATCAGTATCTGAAACATTTGGCTGGCCAGATGGATtagtatctgaaacatacagctGACCAGATGAATCAGTATCTGAAACATTTGGCTGGCCAGATGGATtagtatctgaaacatatggcTGGTCAGATGAATCAGTATCTGAGACATATGGCTGGTCAGATGAatcagtatctgaaacatatggcTGGCCAGATGAATCAATATCTGAAACATATGGCTGACCAGATGAATCAGTGGCTGAAACATATGGCTGACCAGATGGATtagtatctgaaacatatggcTGGTCAGATGAATCAGTATCTGAGACATATGGCTGGTCAGATGAatcagtatctgaaacatatggcTGGCCAGATGGATCAGTGGCTGAAACATATGGTTGGTCAGATGAatcagtatctgaaacatatggcTGGCCAGATGAATCAATATCTGAAACATTTGGCTGGCCAGATGGATtagtatctgaaacatacagcCGACCAGATGAATCAGTATCGGAAACATTTGGCTGGCCAGATGGATtagtatctgaaacatatggcTGGTCAGATGAATCAGTATCTGACACATATGGCTGGTCAGATGGatcagtatctgaaacatatggctggtcagatgaatcagtatctgaaacatatggcTGGTCAGATGAATCAGTATCTGACACATATGGCTGGTCAGATGGATtagtatctgaaacatatggcTGGTCAGATGAATCAGTATCTGACACATATGGCTGGTCAGATGGatcagtatctgaaacatatggctggtcagatgaatcagtatctgaaacatatggcTGGTCAGATGAATCAGTATCTGACACATATGGCTGGTCAGATGGatcagtatctgaaacatatagctggtcagatgaatcagtatctgaaacatatggctggtcagatgaatcagtatctgaaacatacagctggccagatgaatcagtatctgaaacatatggcAGGTCAGATGGATCAGTGGCTGAAACATATGGCTGACCAGATGAatcagtatctgaaacatatggcTGGTCAGATGAATCAGTGGCTGAAACATATGGCTGGCCAGATGAatcagtatctgaaacatatggtTGGTCAGATGAATCAGTATCTGAAACGAATGGCTGGCCAGATGAatcagtatctgaaacatatggcTGGCCAGATGGATTAGTATCTGAAACGTATGGCTGGTCGGATGGATCAGTATCTGAGACATATGGCTGGTCAGATGAatcagtatctgaaacatacagctGGCCAGATGAGTCAGTATCTAAAACATACAGCTGGCCAGATGAatcagtatctgaaacatatggtTGGTCAGATGGATCAGTGGCTGAAACATATGGCTGACCAGATGAatcagtatctgaaacatatggctggtcagatgaatcagtatctgaaacatacagctAGTCAGATGGATTTGAAACATACAGCCGGCCAGATGAatcagtatctgaaacatatggcTGGTCAGATGAATCAGTGGCTGAAACATATGGCTGGCCAGATGAatcagtatctgaaacatatggtTGGTCAGATGAATCAGTATCTGAAACATTTGGCTGGCCAGATGGATtagtatctgaaacatacagctGACCAGATGAATCAGTATCTGAAACATTTGGCTGGCCAGATGGATtagtatctgaaacatatggcTGGTCAGATGAATCAGTATCTGAAACATTTGGCTGGCCAGATGGATtagtatctgaaacatatggcTGGTC
Proteins encoded:
- the LOC137293472 gene encoding clathrin heavy chain linker domain-containing protein 1-like isoform X2 produces the protein MSSSRSPTPVSSVSAFSKLPPIITSEADRDFLHELSSYIDREMGKIQADNEEQRYIVYKGVFNKVIEHVVAYKPLLTDIKKEYEDTIGAIRKGQREAVFLQEKLKAMASEPSTIRNYKKRADELEERISIVQKDNARLETELAQLKAACMEREKKEEKKEIPKPHLKKDRRQIPGLSLDESTDLKVLYRKLEKLERQMKELNICYKTRYVSKTHKQELKEGLDNKVAHRDHLLWQSQVYREKRMRLKIALEAAEAYNRVKPPHQTVGDAVMLAFAQFQNSRAKEPVSTEGGDGLNREVTPSNVTVTTTTFEEDDPNKEKEAEIMLEYIEKFNELFEDGKFEEAAVHAANSPKGILRTRATLVKFREVKGKFPGRTPLLSFCNALMSSVKEAGSRPNEALSLDCVLCVLSENKLDLLYHWLAQDRLTLCLDVGHHIANHCSCTIPCKCGCQALAQSVFMRLQAHQDSVLCLLKQGRVHAGIQFARNKGVLSTENLTAMLASCPSLQLVHALVEQVPFTQESGPLLPLGVVLRTLVNKGQTDVMARCLQDLKQGTLQVGDETNSLFNAVFLDSETSTDSWIDICSHLKNNDFEDTALKLVATVTVVEALQNALETYAEKEQGYMQ
- the LOC137293472 gene encoding clathrin heavy chain linker domain-containing protein 1-like isoform X1, which gives rise to MSTLLSDIPATSCYKIYIMSSSRSPTPVSSVSAFSKLPPIITSEADRDFLHELSSYIDREMGKIQADNEEQRYIVYKGVFNKVIEHVVAYKPLLTDIKKEYEDTIGAIRKGQREAVFLQEKLKAMASEPSTIRNYKKRADELEERISIVQKDNARLETELAQLKAACMEREKKEEKKEIPKPHLKKDRRQIPGLSLDESTDLKVLYRKLEKLERQMKELNICYKTRYVSKTHKQELKEGLDNKVAHRDHLLWQSQVYREKRMRLKIALEAAEAYNRVKPPHQTVGDAVMLAFAQFQNSRAKEPVSTEGGDGLNREVTPSNVTVTTTTFEEDDPNKEKEAEIMLEYIEKFNELFEDGKFEEAAVHAANSPKGILRTRATLVKFREVKGKFPGRTPLLSFCNALMSSVKEAGSRPNEALSLDCVLCVLSENKLDLLYHWLAQDRLTLCLDVGHHIANHCSCTIPCKCGCQALAQSVFMRLQAHQDSVLCLLKQGRVHAGIQFARNKGVLSTENLTAMLASCPSLQLVHALVEQVPFTQESGPLLPLGVVLRTLVNKGQTDVMARCLQDLKQGTLQVGDETNSLFNAVFLDSETSTDSWIDICSHLKNNDFEDTALKLVATVTVVEALQNALETYAEKEQGYMQ
- the LOC137295289 gene encoding uncharacterized protein, which translates into the protein MGQYLKQTAGQMDQWLKHMADQMNQYLKHMAGQMNQYLKHTASQMDQWLKHTAGQMNQYLNHTAGQMDQWLKHMAGQMSQYLKHTAGQMNQYLKHMVGQMDQWLKHMTDQMNQYLKHMAGQMNQYLKHTASQMDLKHLAGQMNQYLKHMAGQMNQWLKHMAGQMNQYLKHMVGQMNQYLKHLAGQMD
- the LOC137295290 gene encoding apolipoprotein Eb-like → MAGQMDQYLKHMAGQMNQYLKHMAGQMNQYLTHMAGQMDQYLKHIAGQMNQYLKHMAGQMNQYLKHTAGQMNQYLKHMAGQMDQWLKHMADQMNQYLKHMAGQMNQWLKHMAGQMNQYLKHMVGQMNQYLKRMAGQMNQYLKHMAGQMD